One genomic window of Verrucomicrobiota bacterium includes the following:
- a CDS encoding DUF3024 domain-containing protein — MRARDSSTNPSSYFSCAQLLIIQTSKYLWQLFWKRADGKWHRYPPRPETKSLADALAIIHEDPKGCFFG, encoded by the coding sequence GTGAGGGCCAGAGATTCCTCGACCAATCCATCGAGCTATTTTTCGTGCGCCCAGCTTTTAATCATCCAGACCAGCAAATATCTCTGGCAACTCTTCTGGAAACGGGCCGATGGCAAGTGGCACCGCTACCCGCCCCGCCCGGAGACCAAGTCCTTGGCCGACGCCCTCGCCATCATACACGAAGATCCCAAAGGTTGTTTCTTCGGTTGA